The bacterium genome has a window encoding:
- a CDS encoding ABC transporter ATP-binding protein — translation MLKVENISASYREIQVLDGISFSVEKGEFLGIIGPNGAGKTTLLKVMTWVKHSLSGKVILEGKEISKFSRKEIARIMAVVPQSSFVPPLFTVEDVISMGRYAHQKSRFASTKEDIDAVEQAMEKTNTSKFRHRLIGELSGGERQEVIIARALAQEPKILILDEPTANLDIKHQMRILDLTRRLVKDDNITAVMVIHDLNLAARFCDRLILLHNQKIHSAGSPRDVLTKENLKTAYEVEVVVENNPLIDCLQVVVIDGQKKISTCEIGLQISPNRE, via the coding sequence ATGCTCAAAGTAGAAAATATATCAGCCTCATATCGAGAAATACAAGTTCTTGATGGAATTAGCTTTAGTGTAGAAAAAGGTGAATTCCTCGGTATCATTGGTCCAAATGGTGCCGGCAAGACTACTTTGCTTAAGGTAATGACCTGGGTAAAACATTCACTCTCAGGTAAGGTTATACTGGAGGGAAAAGAGATAAGCAAGTTTTCTCGTAAGGAAATAGCCAGGATAATGGCGGTTGTGCCACAAAGTTCTTTTGTGCCACCATTATTTACTGTAGAGGATGTAATTTCTATGGGTAGATATGCCCATCAAAAGAGTCGATTTGCCTCCACAAAAGAGGATATAGATGCAGTAGAACAGGCTATGGAAAAGACAAATACCAGTAAATTTCGTCATCGTTTGATAGGTGAGCTAAGTGGTGGTGAACGACAGGAGGTTATTATTGCCCGGGCATTAGCTCAAGAACCTAAAATACTCATACTGGATGAACCTACGGCAAATCTTGATATAAAACATCAGATGAGGATATTGGATTTAACCAGAAGATTAGTGAAGGATGATAATATTACTGCGGTGATGGTCATTCACGACTTGAATTTAGCCGCCAGATTCTGTGATAGGCTTATTTTACTCCACAATCAGAAAATTCATTCAGCAGGAAGCCCCAGGGATGTGCTTACTAAAGAAAATCTTAAAACTGCTTATGAGGTAGAGGTAGTGGTTGAGAATAACCCTTTGATAGACTGCTTACAGGTAGTGGTTATTGATGGGCAGAAAAAAATTTCGACCTGTGAAATAGGGTTACAAATATCCCCCAATAGAGAATAA